From a single Halobellus ruber genomic region:
- a CDS encoding metal-dependent hydrolase yields MLPLGHLGAAYLLYFGYAVVRSRRLPARWALLPVAVGSQLPDVIDKPLSYWQVLPSGRSAGHSAFTFLIVCLVVWQVTGRLRGRWPADSWQEHLRATTPVAFPIAYFSHLIGDSYTYFLSGNLWNARFLLYPLYVVPYPVDTEVAPWTRLLAIYGNTETHPQGALLLVALLVFVGIRFWNRWKQLRATDPDT; encoded by the coding sequence GTGCTCCCCTTGGGACATCTCGGCGCCGCGTATCTCCTCTATTTCGGATACGCGGTGGTCCGGTCGCGGCGCCTCCCCGCCCGCTGGGCGCTCCTCCCGGTTGCGGTCGGGAGCCAACTTCCGGACGTGATCGACAAGCCGCTGTCGTACTGGCAGGTCCTTCCGTCCGGCCGCTCCGCGGGTCACTCGGCGTTCACGTTCCTCATCGTCTGTCTGGTCGTCTGGCAGGTCACGGGGCGTCTCCGGGGCCGATGGCCCGCCGATAGCTGGCAGGAACACCTCCGAGCGACTACGCCGGTTGCGTTCCCGATAGCGTACTTCAGTCACCTGATCGGGGACTCCTATACGTACTTCCTCTCCGGGAACCTCTGGAACGCACGATTTCTGCTCTACCCGTTGTACGTCGTCCCGTATCCCGTCGACACCGAAGTCGCTCCGTGGACCCGACTCCTCGCGATCTACGGGAACACGGAGACACATCCGCAAGGTGCGCTACTGCTCGTGGCGCTACTCGTCTTCGTCGGGATCCGGTTCTGGAACCGGTGGAAACAGCTCCGAGCAACTGATCCCGATACCTGA